One genomic window of Ziziphus jujuba cultivar Dongzao chromosome 4, ASM3175591v1 includes the following:
- the LOC107416761 gene encoding uncharacterized protein LOC107416761 — translation MVVFCFLVDQKREVQGSKPAAGTCSRCGSGASVADMRTATRFCYVPFYWKSWKAIICTFCGAVLRTYR, via the coding sequence ATGGTGGTGTTCTGTTTTCTTGTGGATCAGAAACGTGAGGTGCAAGGAAGCAAACCGGCCGCCGGAACATGCTCTCGGTGCGGCAGCGGAGCCAGCGTGGCCGACATGAGAACAGCCACAAGATTTTGCTACGTGCCCTTTTATTGGAAGTCTTGGAAAGCTATAATCTGCACCTTTTGTGGAGCTGTTCTTCGAACTTACCGATGA